The sequence below is a genomic window from Lelliottia sp. JS-SCA-14.
CGCTCTGTCCGGCGCAGATCACTTTCATCGGCGTGGAGGGCTGCGGGCTGACGCGGCAGTCGTTCATGGTGAAGTAGTCGCCTTTGAAATCGCTCTTGCCGGTGCCCCACAGATCGCGCAGGACCTGCACGTATTCGGTCAGATAGTCATACCGACGCGAGAAATACTCATCGCCCGGCCACAGGCCCATCTGCTCGTACTCTGGTTTTTGCCAGCCGGTCACCAGATTCACGCCGAAGCGCCCGCCGGAGATGGAGTCAATGGTCGATGCCATGCGCGCGACAATTGCCGGAGGCAGGGTGAGGGTGGCGGCGGTGGCGTAGATCTGGATACGCGACGTCACCGCCGCCAGACCCGCCATCAGAGTGAAGGACTCCAGATTGTGATCCCAGAATTCGGTTTTGCCGCCGAAGCCGCGCAGTTTGATCATCGAGAGCGCAAAGTCGAAATGGTAATGCTCTGCCTTTTGCACAATGGCTTTGTTCAGCTCGAAGGTCGGCATGTACTGCGGCGCGTGGGAGGAGATTAACCAGCCGTTGTTGCCGATAGGGACGAATACGCCAATTTTCATCACGAACCTCTCTTCATCTCAGTGTGGGGTGAAAGTCAGACGTGGCGCTGCATCCTGCATTTCCTGTTCAGCCTCGTGATTAAGGTTTTGCAAAGGGGATGCCAGTTTTGAAAAGTGTTGTGTTATTAATGTGTTAACTGATGGTTGTTAAAAAGATACCGAGTAAAGTGGACTAACTGGTCAAAAGCAGTGCACACAAAACAGGCACTTATGCGCGATCGAGGTGCAGAATGTCGTGAGACGCGAGGGGTTTTGCTATGCTAAACGCACATTTTCAAGGAGAGCAGGCATGACACAAGGCGCAGTGCAGACACCAGGTAAACGTTCGCGGGCGGTAAGCGCCAAGAAGCAGGCGATTCTGAAAGCCGCGCTGGAGACCTTTTCGCAGTTCGGCATTCACGGCACGCGCCTTGAGCAGGTCGCGGAGTTGTCCGGGGTGTCGAAAACCAATCTGCTCTACTACTACCCGTCGAAAGAGGCGCTTTACGTCGCCGTGCTGCAACAAATTCTCGATATCTGGCTGGCGCCGCTGAAGGCGTTTCGTGAAGAGCTCGCGCCGCTGGTGGCGATCAAAGAGTACATTCGCCTCAAGCTGGAGGTCTCCCGCGACTATCCTCAGGCGTCGAAACTGTTCTGCATGGAGATGCTACAGGGCGCGCCGCTGTTGCAGGCGGAGCTGACGGGGGATTTGAAGCAGTTAATCGATGATAAGTCAGCGATTATTGCGGGCTGGGTGGCGAGCGGAAAACTGGCGCCGATCGATCCGCAGCACCTGATCTTTATGATTTGGGCCTCGACCCAACACTATGCGGACTTTGCGAGTCAGGTCGAAGCCGTGACCGGAAAAACGCTCCAGGACGAGGCGTTTTTCCAGAGTGCGGTCGATAACGTGCAGCGCCTGATTATTGAAGGGATCCGCCTGCGTTAATTGCCAGGCGGCAGCGGGCAGCTTAAATCACCTTCCTCGCACTGCATCAGGGAGGCCAGAAACGCTTCGCGCTCGGCGGTTTTCTCGGTCATACACTGGTTGATAATCATCGGCTGTACGCTTCCGCCTTCGCTGCCGGACGCGGCAAAGGCGCAGTCGGCGTCACGCAGCCCAATCCACGCCTGCTGGGCTTTTTTCAGCAGTTCGCGCTGGGGCGCGGCGGCGCGTTTCATCGCGGCCTGGTAAGTCTGATTCAGTTTTTTATCTGCCGCCTGATACTGCTGCGCGGTGCAGGTATTCAGATCGGTCTGGGTTGTGGCACTGGCACATTCGTCGGCCAGCGCGCTGGCGCTGAGCAGCAACGCGGCTCCGGCAATCAATACTCGTTTCATTTTACCCTCCGTATAAAAAAGCCGGATGTGCTGCGCTTATCCGGCCTACGGTTTTCATTCTAGCTTACCCGTCATACTTCGAGCTGCATGTGCGTTGGCTGCGCCAGCTCACCCCAGTCACTTACTTAAGTAAGCTCCTGGGGATTCACAGGCTTGCCGCCTTCCTGCAACTCGAATTATTTAGGGTATTGCACAATTAGCCGATTGTCATCAGGCTGGCGTTACCGCCTGCGGCAGCGGTGTTGACGCTGAGCGAGTGCTCCACGTACAGACGCTCCAGCAGCAGGTTGGTTTCGCCGCGGGCAAAGCCCTGCACCGAGACAATTGCGCCGTCGCGCGCCGCGACCTGCTCGCACAGTTCGCGCAGCTGATCGGAATCCCCGTGGTAGATCACCGCATCGAAAGCCTGGGTGGTGATCACGTCAGGTTTCGCGAAGGTGATCCGCGCGGAGACCTCTTCGGGCAGCTGTTTAGCGAGATCGCGATGCAGACCATCTTCCGGCCACAGCACTTCGCAGCCTGTTGCCATGGCGGCGGCAAGCTGAACCAGCACATCCTGTTCGTTATCGGCGATGCACAGCACGCGCTCGCGCGGCATCAGCGTCCAGGTGTTGCGCTCTCCGGTCGGGCCTGGCAGCAGACGCTGAGTCCCGGCCTGCGCCTGTTCGCCATACTGCTGACAAATGGCGCGCAGTTCCGGGCGTTTCTCCGCCCATTTCACGAGGGCGTCCAGCGGTTGGGTGAGCAGCGTTTTCAGCTGGGCATCCACCGGGCGTTCCGCGTCCTGACGCGCCAGGGTCACACCGAGCGCATTATCAGGGCGGTTCGCCAGCAGACGGTACAGATAGAGCGGACCACCGGCTTTTGGACCGGTGCCGGACAGACCTTCGCCGCCGAACGGCTGCACGCCGACCACCGCGCCGACCATATTGCGGTTGACGTACAGGTTGCCGACTTTCGCGCTGCCCGTTACCTGGGCGATGGTTTCGTCGATACGGGTATGCACGCCCAACGTCAGGCCGTAGCCGGAGGCGTTAATCTGATCGACCAGCGCCTCCAGGTTGTTACGGCTGTAGCGCACCACGTGCAGCACCGGGCCGAAGACCTCTTTTTTCAGCTCGTCGAAGCTGGAGAGCTCAATCAGCGTTGGCGCAATAAAGGTGCCGGTGTTCCATTCGCGGGCGTCTTCGCTGTTCTCGCGAACCGCCTGGAAGACCGGGCGACCTTTGGCGCGCATCGCCTGAATGTGTTGTTCGATGTTGGCTTTGGCTTCGGCGTCAATCACCGGGCCGATATCCGTGGTCAGGCGGCCTGGGTTGCCCATCCGGCATTCTGCCATCGCACCGCGCAGCATTTTCAGCGTGTGGTCGGCGATATCATCCTGCAGACACAGCACGCGCAGGGCGGAGCAGCGCTGTCCGGCGCTGTCGAAGGCCGAGGCCAGCACATCCACTACCACCTGTTCGGTCAGCGCGGACGAGTCGACGATCATCGCGTTCATCCCGCCGGTTTCGGCGATCAGCGGCGTCGGACGACCCTGCGGATCGAGACGCGTCGCAATGTTGCGTTGCAGCAGCGTCGCCACTTCGGTAGAGCCGGTAAACATCACGCCGCGCACGCGGGTGTCGGAGGTCAGCTGAGCGCCGACGGTTTCCCCACGTCCTGGCAGAAGCTGCACCACGCCTGCCGGGACGCCGGCTTCGAGCAGAATGTTAATACCCTGGGCGGCAATCAGCGGCGTCTGTTCAGCCGGTTTCGCCAGCACGCTGTTACCTGCGGCAAGCGCCGCCGCGATTTGGCCGGTGAAGATCGCCAGCGGGAAGTTCCACGGGCTGATGCACACCACCGGGC
It includes:
- the rutR gene encoding HTH-type transcriptional regulator RutR translates to MTQGAVQTPGKRSRAVSAKKQAILKAALETFSQFGIHGTRLEQVAELSGVSKTNLLYYYPSKEALYVAVLQQILDIWLAPLKAFREELAPLVAIKEYIRLKLEVSRDYPQASKLFCMEMLQGAPLLQAELTGDLKQLIDDKSAIIAGWVASGKLAPIDPQHLIFMIWASTQHYADFASQVEAVTGKTLQDEAFFQSAVDNVQRLIIEGIRLR
- a CDS encoding lysozyme inhibitor LprI family protein, yielding MKRVLIAGAALLLSASALADECASATTQTDLNTCTAQQYQAADKKLNQTYQAAMKRAAAPQRELLKKAQQAWIGLRDADCAFAASGSEGGSVQPMIINQCMTEKTAEREAFLASLMQCEEGDLSCPLPPGN
- the rutA gene encoding pyrimidine utilization protein A — protein: MKIGVFVPIGNNGWLISSHAPQYMPTFELNKAIVQKAEHYHFDFALSMIKLRGFGGKTEFWDHNLESFTLMAGLAAVTSRIQIYATAATLTLPPAIVARMASTIDSISGGRFGVNLVTGWQKPEYEQMGLWPGDEYFSRRYDYLTEYVQVLRDLWGTGKSDFKGDYFTMNDCRVSPQPSTPMKVICAGQSDAGMAFSAQHADFNFCFGKGVNTPAAFAPTAARMKEAAEVTGRDVGSYVLFMVIADETDEAARAKWEHYKAGADEEALSWLTEQSQKDTRSGSDTNVRQMADPTSAVNINMGTLVGSYANVARMLDEVASVPGAEGVLLTFDDFLMGVETFGERIQPLMQCRAHIPALTQEVA